One Nematostella vectensis chromosome 10, jaNemVect1.1, whole genome shotgun sequence genomic window carries:
- the LOC5519199 gene encoding mast/stem cell growth factor receptor Kit isoform X2 — translation MKRLKKGGFSPRHSPVPPTASSESYHKTSDRIKETQEVCGIIQDLEIPRTQLNLMEQIGAGAFGVVYQATLQRDNNTEVVAVKYARVSNEIDSDEEERKLHAELLIMQQIGNHPNIVKLIGACSVEKPLLVVTEYLSGGNLLDHVRRMRAQNGLIYADVSEHELLRLALGVCEGLVHIAECGIIHGDLAARNILLDSHANPKLADFGFSRDNKASKVLSSGKQDKQRKFPVKWMALELLHHNIFTRKSDVWSYGVVLWEIFTLGGSPYPGVPSRYLLKRLLTGYRMEKPLHCPDELYDVMLSCWEEEPIKRIGFPEVHLALTRLLTFSDRRDFIEIETMKNCYPYIELSGSNDLLMPS, via the exons ATGAAAAGGTTGAAGAAGGGAGGATTTAGTCCTCGTCACAGCCCTGTCCCACCTACTGCAAGCTCCGAAAGTTATCACAAGACAAGCGACAGGATTAAGGAAACCCAAG AGGTCTGCGGAATAATACAGGATTTAGAGATCCCTCGAACACAGTTGAACCTCATGGAGCAGATTGGAGCTGGTGCGTTTGGTGTTGTTTACCAAGCTACACTTCAGAGAG ATAACAACACTGAAGTGGTGGCGGTTAAGTACGCGCGGGTAAGCAACGAGATCGATAGTGACGAGGAGGAGCGCAAACTCCACGCTGAACTACTTATTATGCAGCAGATTGGGAACCACCCGAACATCGTCAAACTCATCGGCGCATGCTCCGTCGAGAAACCGCTGCTCGTAGTGACCGAGTACCTCTCTGGCGGCAATCTGCTGGATCACGTGCGGCGAATGCGGGCTCAAAATGGGCTGATCTATGCGGATGTTAGCGAGCATGAGCTGTTGAGGCTGGCATTGGGAGTATGTGAAGGGTTAGTCCACATAGCGGAATGTGGAATTATACACGGGGACCTAGCCGCCAGGAATATCCTCCTTGACAGCCATGCAAACCCAAAACTCGCGGACTTTGGATTCTCAAGAGACAATAAAGCCAGTAAAGTGCTAAGCTCGGGAAAACAGGATAAGCAGCGTAAATTCCCAGTTAAATGGATGGCACTAGAGTTACTCCATCATAACATTTTCACAAGGAAATCGGACGTCTGGTCGTATGGTGTCGTGCTATGGGAGATATTTACCCTGGGGGGGTCCCCTTACCCAGGAGTGCCCTCCCGGTATTTGTTAAAACGATTACTAACTGGGTATCGCATGGAGAAGCCATTGCACTGCCCAGATGAGCTGTATGACGTCATGTTGTCGTGCTGGGAGGAGGAGCCTATCAAGAGGATCGGATTTCCCGAGGTGCACCTCGCGCTCACACGCCTATTGACCTTTTCTGACAGGCGTGATTTCATCGAGATAGAAACAATGAAGAACTGTTATCCGTACATTGAGTTGAGCGGTAGTAACGACCTTCTGATGCCAAGCTAG
- the LOC5519199 gene encoding mast/stem cell growth factor receptor Kit isoform X1: MKRLKKGGFSPRHSPVPPTASSESYHKTSDRIKETQEVCGIIQDLEIPRTQLNLMEQIGAGAFGVVYQATLQRGTLFLSTDNNTEVVAVKYARVSNEIDSDEEERKLHAELLIMQQIGNHPNIVKLIGACSVEKPLLVVTEYLSGGNLLDHVRRMRAQNGLIYADVSEHELLRLALGVCEGLVHIAECGIIHGDLAARNILLDSHANPKLADFGFSRDNKASKVLSSGKQDKQRKFPVKWMALELLHHNIFTRKSDVWSYGVVLWEIFTLGGSPYPGVPSRYLLKRLLTGYRMEKPLHCPDELYDVMLSCWEEEPIKRIGFPEVHLALTRLLTFSDRRDFIEIETMKNCYPYIELSGSNDLLMPS, from the exons ATGAAAAGGTTGAAGAAGGGAGGATTTAGTCCTCGTCACAGCCCTGTCCCACCTACTGCAAGCTCCGAAAGTTATCACAAGACAAGCGACAGGATTAAGGAAACCCAAG AGGTCTGCGGAATAATACAGGATTTAGAGATCCCTCGAACACAGTTGAACCTCATGGAGCAGATTGGAGCTGGTGCGTTTGGTGTTGTTTACCAAGCTACACTTCAGAGAG GCACTCTTTTCCTTTCAACAGATAACAACACTGAAGTGGTGGCGGTTAAGTACGCGCGGGTAAGCAACGAGATCGATAGTGACGAGGAGGAGCGCAAACTCCACGCTGAACTACTTATTATGCAGCAGATTGGGAACCACCCGAACATCGTCAAACTCATCGGCGCATGCTCCGTCGAGAAACCGCTGCTCGTAGTGACCGAGTACCTCTCTGGCGGCAATCTGCTGGATCACGTGCGGCGAATGCGGGCTCAAAATGGGCTGATCTATGCGGATGTTAGCGAGCATGAGCTGTTGAGGCTGGCATTGGGAGTATGTGAAGGGTTAGTCCACATAGCGGAATGTGGAATTATACACGGGGACCTAGCCGCCAGGAATATCCTCCTTGACAGCCATGCAAACCCAAAACTCGCGGACTTTGGATTCTCAAGAGACAATAAAGCCAGTAAAGTGCTAAGCTCGGGAAAACAGGATAAGCAGCGTAAATTCCCAGTTAAATGGATGGCACTAGAGTTACTCCATCATAACATTTTCACAAGGAAATCGGACGTCTGGTCGTATGGTGTCGTGCTATGGGAGATATTTACCCTGGGGGGGTCCCCTTACCCAGGAGTGCCCTCCCGGTATTTGTTAAAACGATTACTAACTGGGTATCGCATGGAGAAGCCATTGCACTGCCCAGATGAGCTGTATGACGTCATGTTGTCGTGCTGGGAGGAGGAGCCTATCAAGAGGATCGGATTTCCCGAGGTGCACCTCGCGCTCACACGCCTATTGACCTTTTCTGACAGGCGTGATTTCATCGAGATAGAAACAATGAAGAACTGTTATCCGTACATTGAGTTGAGCGGTAGTAACGACCTTCTGATGCCAAGCTAG